ACCCGTTCATGTGGGATTCGATCGCGACGGGCGTGTTCATCGGCATCGTCGGCCCCCTCATCGGAACCTTCCTCGTCCACCGCGAGATGGCGCTCATCGGCGAGACGCTGGCGCACACGGCGTTCGCCGGCGTCGCCGTCGGTCTCCTGCTCGGGACGTCGACCGACTGGAACGCCCCGCTGTTGCTCGCGGCGCTCGTCGTCGCCATCCTCGGCGCGTTCGCCGTCCAGTGGCTCGCAGAGCGCACCAGCACGTACGGCGACGTCCCCATCGCGATCATGCTCACCGGCAGTTTCGCCGTCGGGACGCTCATCATCAGCTACGGCCGCGGGCTCACCGGCGTCAACATCGACAGCTACCTGTTCGGCAACATCGCGTTCGTTCCGCTCGAGGGCGCGCGGATGATGGCCGTCCTGAGCGTGGTGGTCGTCGCGGTGATCGCGCTCACGTACAAACAGCACCTGTTCATCACGTTCGACGAGCAGGCGGCCCGCGTCGCCCGGCTCAACGTCACCTGGTACAACACCCTCCTGGTCGTGATGACGGCCATCGTCGTCGTCGGCTCGATGCAGGTCCTGGGGGTGATTCTCGTCGCCGGAATGCTCGTGATCCCGGTCGCAGCCGCCACCCAGATCGCCCACAGCTTCCGCGAGACGCTCTACCTCTCGATCCTGTTCGGCGAACTCTCGGTCGTCGGCGGCTTCCTGTTCTCCGTCAACCAGGGGCTCCCCGCCGGCGGCTCGATCATCGTGTTCGCGATCGCGATCTACCTCCTCGCGGTCGTCCTCTCGGGGCGATCGGTGACCGCGCTCTCGATGCACTGAGTACCTCGACCTTTAACACCCTCCTCGGTGAACC
Above is a genomic segment from Natrononativus amylolyticus containing:
- a CDS encoding metal ABC transporter permease, with product MSERLRHRLELAGIAVVAALAALMMAYLLVYWLREYPVAGAAFEGLLAVGRTMDAVFGTNVFRHPFMWDSIATGVFIGIVGPLIGTFLVHREMALIGETLAHTAFAGVAVGLLLGTSTDWNAPLLLAALVVAILGAFAVQWLAERTSTYGDVPIAIMLTGSFAVGTLIISYGRGLTGVNIDSYLFGNIAFVPLEGARMMAVLSVVVVAVIALTYKQHLFITFDEQAARVARLNVTWYNTLLVVMTAIVVVGSMQVLGVILVAGMLVIPVAAATQIAHSFRETLYLSILFGELSVVGGFLFSVNQGLPAGGSIIVFAIAIYLLAVVLSGRSVTALSMH